A window of Formosa sp. Hel1_31_208 contains these coding sequences:
- a CDS encoding sodium:solute symporter produces the protein MQNLDWIVLTGTLLLIVVYGTYQSRGSKNVKDYLKGGNTSKWWTIGLSVMATQASAITFLSTPGQAFNDGMGFVQFYFGLPIAMVVICMVFIPLYHRLKVYTAYEFLENRFDLKTRTLTAILFLIQRGLAAGITIFAPAIILSAVLGWNLLLLNVIIGVLVIIYTVSGGTKAVNVTQKHQMVVIFTGMIIAFCLIIDKLPEGITFTKALDIAGASGKMEVLDFSFNLNNRYTVWSGLIGGTFLMLSYFGTDQSQVQRYLSGKSLREMQIGMMFNGLLKVPMQFFILLVGVMVFVFYQFNQAPVNFNPTATDVVLNSKYADDYMAIQTQQREVFEMKKATINEYMNTNGKVSADLIADYNIQSDKLRTDARELIEKAGDSRNLKVESNDKDYVFIHFILNNLPRGLIGLLLAVILSAAMSSTSSELNALASTTAMDLYKRNSTEKSDSEMVKASRLFTLAWGIIAIGVACVANLAENLIQLVNIIGSIFYGNVLGIFLLAFFFKFVKGNAVFTAALITQVIVIGLFLLNEYEIINLPFLWLNFVGCVIVIAIASIIQSMSPKNGYIKA, from the coding sequence ATGCAGAATTTAGATTGGATAGTACTTACTGGAACCTTATTACTGATAGTAGTTTACGGAACTTATCAGTCACGTGGAAGCAAGAATGTTAAAGACTATTTAAAAGGCGGAAACACTTCAAAATGGTGGACAATAGGGTTGTCGGTTATGGCTACACAAGCGAGTGCCATTACCTTTTTATCAACACCTGGACAAGCCTTTAATGACGGAATGGGATTTGTTCAGTTTTATTTCGGACTACCAATAGCCATGGTCGTTATTTGTATGGTGTTCATACCATTATACCATAGATTAAAGGTATATACGGCTTACGAATTTCTTGAAAACAGATTTGATCTTAAAACCAGAACACTAACAGCAATTCTATTTTTAATTCAACGTGGATTGGCAGCGGGTATTACCATATTCGCGCCAGCCATTATCTTATCAGCTGTTCTCGGTTGGAATTTACTGCTCTTAAATGTCATTATTGGCGTCTTGGTCATTATATATACCGTTTCTGGAGGTACGAAGGCCGTAAATGTTACACAGAAACATCAAATGGTCGTCATCTTTACAGGAATGATTATCGCCTTTTGCCTAATCATTGATAAGCTACCCGAAGGTATTACCTTCACTAAAGCACTAGATATCGCAGGAGCAAGTGGTAAAATGGAGGTTCTCGATTTCTCTTTTAATCTGAATAACCGCTACACCGTTTGGAGCGGACTTATTGGTGGTACATTTTTAATGCTATCCTATTTTGGTACCGACCAAAGTCAAGTACAACGGTACCTTTCTGGAAAATCATTGAGAGAAATGCAAATTGGGATGATGTTCAACGGGCTCCTAAAAGTGCCAATGCAATTCTTTATTTTACTAGTTGGTGTTATGGTGTTTGTATTCTATCAATTCAATCAAGCACCCGTAAATTTTAATCCAACAGCAACAGATGTTGTTCTCAACTCGAAATATGCCGACGATTATATGGCCATTCAAACGCAACAACGTGAAGTGTTTGAAATGAAAAAAGCTACGATTAATGAGTACATGAATACCAATGGTAAGGTATCTGCTGATTTGATTGCTGATTACAATATACAGAGTGACAAATTAAGAACAGACGCTCGAGAATTAATAGAGAAGGCAGGAGATTCAAGAAACCTCAAAGTAGAAAGCAACGATAAAGATTACGTATTTATTCATTTTATCTTAAACAATTTACCACGCGGTTTAATTGGCTTATTATTAGCTGTTATTTTAAGTGCAGCTATGTCCAGTACATCAAGTGAGTTAAATGCCTTGGCAAGCACAACTGCAATGGATTTGTACAAAAGAAATTCTACTGAAAAGTCAGATTCTGAAATGGTAAAAGCCTCGAGACTTTTTACTTTAGCCTGGGGGATTATTGCTATTGGTGTGGCTTGTGTCGCGAATCTTGCAGAAAACCTGATTCAACTTGTAAATATCATTGGCTCTATTTTCTACGGAAATGTACTTGGGATTTTCCTTCTAGCCTTCTTTTTCAAATTTGTCAAAGGGAATGCTGTTTTTACAGCAGCTTTAATTACACAGGTCATCGTTATAGGACTCTTCTTGTTGAATGAGTATGAAATTATTAACCTGCCTTTCTTATGGTTGAATTTTGTAGGTTGTGTCATCGTCATCGCTATAGCAAGTATCATTCAATCTATGAGTCCGAAAAATGGATACATCAAAGCCTAA
- a CDS encoding PIG-L family deacetylase: MQTKLRLLFLFFLSATVLSAQQPKKPTASDIHESIKKLNFLGSVLYVAAHPDDENTRLISYMSNEIKARTAYLSLTRGDGGQNLVGPEIRELLGVIRTQELLAARRTDGGEQMFTRANDFGYSKHPDETLAIWNKKDVLGDVVLAIRRFKPDIIINRFNHRNPGTTHGHHTSSAMLSIEAFDVVGDKTAYSDQLKTINTWQPKRLFFNTSWWFYGSRENFEKADKTNLLEIDTGVYFPSSGLSNPEIAALSRSQHKSQGFGSTGSRGSQAEYIELIKGDLPTNKDNLFDGIDTSWNRVEGGKVVGDILYAVQERYDFRNPSASIPELMRAYKAIQNLNDEHWKSIKTKEIKSIIAACAGLFLEAAANTNHASAGASIDLNIEVINRSDANISLISIVNPNGIQIDKNITLENNTDYDFKETLNIKSSQEVSTPYWLTKKGTLGMYNVEDQSLIGKPETPRALNVTFNLSIENVVLSYIKPIVFKTNDPVKGEVYKPFEIIPEASVKISEKVIIIDSEAQRDIEVFVKSGRDNIEGFVQIAHPDGWSVYPKQQKIAINDKGQEQRLIFTVIPPKAQSEGLITPMVHIDDNVYTRELIEIDYDHIPFQTVLLPSESKVVRLDIQKRGENIGYIEGAGDVVPESLRQIGYNVAVINPEDISAENLKRFDAIVVGIRAYNTVDNLKFKQQLLFDYVEQGGNMIVQYNTNRRLKVDQIAPYELKLSRDRVTDEYAEVELLATDHEVLNFPNKITSTDFNGWTQERGLYFPDNWADEFTPILSMNDKGESPKTGSLLVAPYGKGYYIYTGLSFFREFPAGVSGAYRLFANMLSLGKNDINPTNQIKN; encoded by the coding sequence ATGCAAACCAAATTACGCTTACTGTTTTTATTTTTCCTATCAGCTACAGTGCTTTCAGCACAACAACCCAAAAAACCTACCGCTTCTGATATTCATGAATCCATAAAAAAGCTAAATTTTTTAGGTTCTGTTTTATATGTTGCTGCGCATCCTGACGATGAAAACACGCGTCTCATTTCATACATGTCTAACGAAATTAAAGCCCGAACGGCTTATCTTTCTCTTACGCGTGGTGATGGCGGACAAAACTTAGTGGGCCCGGAAATTAGAGAGCTTTTAGGTGTCATTCGTACACAAGAATTACTTGCGGCACGTCGCACCGATGGAGGTGAGCAAATGTTTACCAGAGCCAATGATTTTGGATATTCTAAACATCCTGATGAAACATTAGCTATTTGGAATAAAAAAGACGTTTTAGGTGACGTAGTTTTGGCCATACGCCGCTTTAAACCCGATATAATTATTAATCGATTTAATCATAGAAACCCAGGAACAACTCACGGTCATCATACGAGTTCGGCCATGTTGAGTATCGAAGCTTTCGATGTAGTTGGTGATAAAACTGCCTATTCAGACCAACTCAAAACTATAAATACGTGGCAACCTAAACGACTCTTTTTTAATACGTCTTGGTGGTTCTACGGAAGTCGTGAAAATTTTGAAAAAGCCGATAAAACCAATTTACTCGAAATTGATACCGGTGTGTATTTCCCAAGTAGTGGCTTGAGTAATCCAGAAATCGCGGCACTAAGTCGAAGTCAGCACAAATCTCAAGGCTTTGGTAGCACAGGAAGTCGCGGTTCGCAAGCAGAATATATTGAATTAATCAAAGGCGATTTACCAACTAATAAAGACAATCTTTTTGATGGAATAGATACCTCTTGGAACCGTGTTGAAGGCGGAAAGGTCGTTGGAGATATTTTGTATGCCGTACAAGAACGCTACGATTTCAGAAACCCGTCAGCATCTATCCCAGAATTAATGCGGGCATATAAAGCCATCCAAAATTTAAACGACGAACATTGGAAATCTATTAAAACTAAAGAGATTAAATCAATTATTGCAGCTTGTGCAGGCTTGTTTCTTGAAGCTGCAGCTAATACAAATCATGCCAGTGCGGGAGCTAGTATAGACCTTAATATCGAAGTGATTAATCGCAGTGACGCCAATATATCTTTGATAAGTATTGTTAATCCAAATGGAATTCAAATTGATAAAAACATAACTCTAGAAAACAATACGGACTATGATTTTAAAGAAACTTTAAATATTAAAAGCAGTCAAGAGGTCTCGACACCATATTGGCTCACTAAAAAAGGCACCTTAGGAATGTACAATGTCGAGGACCAAAGTTTGATTGGTAAGCCGGAAACTCCTAGAGCTCTGAATGTGACCTTTAATTTGAGTATTGAGAATGTTGTTTTATCGTATATCAAACCCATTGTATTTAAAACCAACGATCCTGTAAAAGGTGAGGTTTATAAACCTTTTGAAATTATACCAGAAGCGTCTGTTAAAATTTCGGAAAAAGTAATTATTATCGATAGTGAGGCACAACGTGATATTGAAGTTTTCGTGAAATCTGGACGTGATAATATTGAAGGCTTTGTTCAAATTGCACATCCGGACGGATGGAGCGTGTATCCAAAACAACAAAAAATAGCTATTAATGATAAAGGACAGGAACAGCGTCTCATATTTACTGTAATTCCACCAAAAGCACAAAGTGAAGGTTTAATTACCCCAATGGTTCATATTGATGATAATGTATATACACGAGAACTCATAGAAATAGATTATGATCATATTCCATTTCAAACCGTGCTATTGCCGAGTGAAAGTAAAGTCGTTAGGTTAGACATACAGAAACGTGGTGAAAACATTGGTTATATAGAAGGTGCTGGTGATGTAGTTCCCGAAAGCTTGCGACAAATTGGCTATAATGTAGCGGTTATAAACCCTGAAGATATTTCAGCAGAAAATTTAAAACGCTTCGATGCTATTGTTGTCGGAATTAGAGCATACAATACAGTAGACAATTTAAAATTTAAGCAGCAACTCTTATTTGATTATGTGGAACAAGGTGGAAATATGATAGTACAGTACAACACTAATAGACGTTTGAAAGTAGATCAGATTGCTCCATACGAGCTTAAACTTTCGCGGGATCGTGTCACTGATGAATATGCAGAAGTAGAGTTATTAGCGACAGATCATGAAGTTTTAAACTTTCCGAATAAAATCACTTCAACAGATTTTAACGGCTGGACACAAGAGCGTGGGCTCTATTTCCCTGACAATTGGGCAGATGAATTCACACCTATTTTATCAATGAATGATAAAGGGGAATCGCCAAAAACAGGAAGTTTATTGGTAGCGCCATACGGCAAAGGATACTATATTTACACTGGATTAAGCTTTTTTAGAGAGTTTCCTGCTGGCGTTTCTGGTGCTTATCGCCTATTTGCCAATATGTTATCCCTTGGAAAAAATGACATCAATCCAACTAATCAAATCAAAAACTAA
- a CDS encoding Maf-like protein, whose amino-acid sequence MLNDKLKDYHLILASGSPRRQQFFKELGLQFEIRLKPINEEYPERLRHFEISDYLAQLKSLPFKDELQAHDILITSDTIVWHNDKALGKPKDNIEAFDMIASMSGATHEVITSVCFTTKSSQKTLNAITKVTFKSLTDEEINYYIDTFKPFDKAGAYGIQEWIGQIGITKVEGSYTNVVGLPTHLVYKTLNSMVL is encoded by the coding sequence ATGCTCAACGACAAACTAAAAGACTATCATCTCATTTTGGCATCAGGATCTCCTCGACGTCAACAGTTCTTCAAGGAATTAGGCTTACAGTTTGAAATTCGACTAAAACCCATTAATGAAGAATACCCAGAACGACTCCGGCATTTTGAGATTAGTGATTATCTGGCACAATTAAAATCCTTACCTTTTAAAGACGAATTGCAAGCGCATGACATTCTAATTACTAGTGACACCATTGTTTGGCATAACGACAAAGCATTAGGGAAACCAAAAGATAATATTGAAGCTTTTGATATGATTGCTTCCATGAGTGGTGCAACACACGAAGTAATCACATCGGTTTGCTTTACAACTAAATCGTCCCAAAAAACGCTTAATGCTATTACTAAAGTCACCTTTAAATCGTTGACCGACGAAGAAATCAATTACTATATTGACACCTTTAAACCCTTCGATAAAGCAGGCGCTTATGGTATTCAAGAATGGATTGGGCAAATTGGCATTACCAAGGTTGAAGGCTCCTATACTAATGTAGTAGGCTTACCAACACATCTCGTTTACAAAACGTTAAACAGCATGGTTCTGTAA
- a CDS encoding group III truncated hemoglobin: MKQDIQNRADIFQLVTRFYDKVRANDVLGPFFNETITDWDTHLEHLTTFWESSLFMTRQLEHKYQGDPLAAHVKVDKRYNHRITEMHFGIWLNLWYETLEALFEGEITENAKRRARKMGTFIYLKIFEARQKN; this comes from the coding sequence ATGAAGCAGGATATTCAAAATAGAGCTGATATTTTTCAATTGGTGACTCGGTTTTATGATAAGGTAAGAGCTAACGATGTTCTTGGTCCGTTTTTTAATGAGACTATCACCGATTGGGACACGCATTTAGAACATCTTACCACCTTTTGGGAAAGCAGTTTATTTATGACGCGACAATTAGAGCACAAATATCAGGGAGATCCATTAGCGGCACACGTGAAAGTAGATAAGCGCTATAATCATCGTATTACTGAAATGCACTTCGGAATCTGGCTCAATCTATGGTACGAAACATTAGAAGCCTTATTTGAAGGTGAGATAACGGAAAATGCAAAGCGAAGAGCTCGAAAAATGGGTACCTTCATCTATCTGAAAATTTTTGAAGCACGTCAAAAGAATTGA
- a CDS encoding septum formation inhibitor Maf — protein sequence MTKIALKTIGTVFMLCVFGIFTSCNEKANAENLVLNSETMTETVINFSNKPPFEQSEEFISYWYAGEAEISSYQLEQVRYGEIHDGSAVLVYVTEDFLPEKQVKADNFNTSNISVLKLNATKKFNTGIYPYSIMQSTFYPVSNTKHAIKVSCSVQEWCGHAYTQLNNKDQFEIKTHSYFEREADQNVTLDKTILENELWAQLRLDPKSLPLGELNVIPSMEFIRLKHIECRAYKAIAVLKSNNYSITYPELGRTLNINFNMNFPFDILGWEETYKDGYGINAAILTTKATKLKTIKSAYWRKNSNADETLRETLQLK from the coding sequence ATGACAAAGATTGCACTTAAAACTATAGGCACTGTGTTCATGTTATGCGTCTTCGGAATATTCACATCTTGTAACGAAAAAGCAAACGCAGAAAACCTTGTCTTGAACAGCGAAACAATGACAGAAACAGTTATCAATTTTTCCAATAAACCCCCATTTGAACAATCGGAAGAATTTATCTCCTATTGGTATGCAGGTGAAGCCGAAATATCTTCATATCAATTAGAACAAGTCCGCTATGGTGAGATACATGACGGTTCTGCCGTTTTAGTTTATGTCACCGAAGATTTTCTTCCAGAAAAACAAGTGAAAGCCGATAATTTCAATACGTCGAACATTTCAGTATTAAAACTTAATGCCACCAAAAAATTTAATACCGGAATCTATCCATATTCCATTATGCAGTCCACGTTTTATCCCGTAAGCAATACAAAACATGCAATAAAGGTAAGTTGTTCAGTACAAGAATGGTGTGGCCACGCCTATACACAACTTAATAATAAAGATCAATTTGAAATTAAGACGCATAGCTATTTTGAACGGGAAGCCGATCAAAACGTTACACTAGATAAAACGATTCTGGAAAATGAATTATGGGCACAGTTACGATTAGACCCGAAGAGCTTACCATTAGGAGAATTAAATGTTATTCCGTCTATGGAATTCATCCGACTTAAACACATTGAATGTAGAGCTTATAAGGCAATTGCAGTATTAAAATCGAACAACTATTCAATAACCTATCCTGAATTAGGTCGTACGTTAAATATCAACTTCAATATGAATTTCCCCTTTGATATTTTAGGCTGGGAAGAAACGTATAAAGACGGATATGGTATTAATGCTGCCATACTAACAACTAAAGCCACAAAACTCAAAACCATCAAATCTGCCTATTGGAGAAAGAATTCTAATGCCGACGAAACTTTGCGTGAAACTCTTCAATTAAAATAA
- a CDS encoding VOC family protein, which produces MGQTNNHIDYIEFKAHDLEAIKQFYTKAFGWKFTAYGPDYCAFEYSGIAGGFEKTTQPIVNGVLVVLYHNNLNTIKQTIIKAGGSISVDIFSFPGGQRFHFLDPSGNELAVWSE; this is translated from the coding sequence ATGGGACAAACAAACAACCATATAGATTACATCGAATTTAAAGCACATGATTTAGAAGCCATAAAGCAATTCTACACAAAAGCTTTTGGATGGAAATTCACGGCTTATGGGCCTGATTATTGTGCATTTGAATATAGCGGAATAGCTGGAGGTTTTGAAAAAACTACCCAACCAATTGTCAATGGTGTTTTAGTTGTCTTATACCATAATAACCTTAATACAATTAAGCAAACCATTATCAAGGCAGGCGGAAGTATTTCAGTCGATATTTTTTCCTTTCCTGGTGGTCAGCGCTTTCATTTTCTCGATCCTTCTGGGAATGAACTAGCGGTTTGGTCTGAATAA
- a CDS encoding geranylgeranylglycerol-phosphate geranylgeranyltransferase, producing the protein MQSILKLIRWKNLLMIIIAQTLIKYALFESFNVQVTLNTLGFILLVIATTSIAAAGNIINDIYDVETDTVNKPDDVVIGKAVSEKVAYNLFFILNIIGIAIGFYLSHSVGKSAFFAIFVIISLALYVYASYLKGTVLFGNVLISFLVGMSLLIVGIFDLLPVITTQNRLAQLTFFEIVVDYAVFAFLINLVREIIKDIQDVDGDHKAGMNTLPIALGRERANKIAFAVSMIPIGTVIYFIVTYLYKQQVIAIYFLVCIVAPLIYATIKIFSAEHPKHFQQISNTYKFVMFLGILSLILYPIFLKS; encoded by the coding sequence ATGCAAAGCATTTTAAAATTGATCCGCTGGAAAAACCTGTTGATGATCATCATAGCGCAAACCCTTATAAAATATGCGCTTTTTGAATCGTTTAATGTACAGGTCACTTTAAACACCTTAGGCTTTATATTACTCGTTATTGCCACAACGAGTATTGCTGCAGCTGGTAATATTATTAACGATATTTATGATGTAGAAACGGATACCGTCAATAAGCCAGACGACGTGGTCATTGGGAAAGCTGTATCTGAGAAAGTCGCTTATAATTTATTTTTCATTCTCAATATTATAGGGATTGCAATAGGGTTTTATTTATCTCATAGTGTCGGAAAATCAGCGTTCTTCGCCATTTTCGTTATTATCTCATTAGCCCTGTATGTGTATGCCTCTTATTTGAAAGGGACCGTACTCTTCGGAAATGTGCTCATTTCATTTTTAGTAGGTATGAGTCTATTAATCGTGGGTATTTTTGATTTGTTACCAGTCATCACTACTCAAAACAGATTAGCACAACTCACCTTTTTTGAAATTGTTGTCGACTATGCGGTTTTTGCATTTCTCATCAATTTAGTGAGAGAAATCATCAAAGATATTCAGGATGTGGATGGTGATCACAAAGCAGGAATGAATACTTTGCCCATTGCGCTTGGTCGCGAGCGTGCCAATAAAATTGCGTTTGCTGTGAGTATGATTCCTATTGGTACTGTCATCTATTTTATTGTGACTTACTTATACAAGCAACAAGTAATTGCCATATACTTTTTAGTGTGTATTGTCGCACCATTGATTTATGCAACCATCAAAATATTTAGTGCCGAACATCCGAAGCATTTCCAACAGATCAGTAACACCTATAAATTCGTTATGTTTTTAGGTATTTTATCATTGATTTTGTATCCTATATTTTTGAAATCTTAA
- a CDS encoding Rossmann-like and DUF2520 domain-containing protein produces MISVVILGAGNVAHHLYKAFSASKAVKVKQWYNRHLKTIETFKNEVAITDNLSELTKADIYIIAVSDDAITDLSKRLPFEDRLVVHTSGSATAYDLDKKNRRGVFYPLQTFSKAADIDFSQVPICLESLRKTDYALLKSVATAITTITKRVNSDQRAALHLAAVFVNNFTNQLYRVAHEITEAEGAEFDLLKPLIIETANKVQDLSPFKAQTGPAKRNDKKTIKKHLKLLKSEHHKDLYKLLTALIQDTHGR; encoded by the coding sequence ATGATTTCAGTCGTTATTCTCGGAGCTGGTAATGTGGCTCACCATTTATACAAAGCGTTTTCTGCTTCGAAAGCAGTTAAGGTCAAACAATGGTACAACCGACATCTTAAAACTATAGAAACCTTTAAAAACGAAGTCGCTATTACCGATAACCTTTCTGAACTCACCAAAGCTGATATCTATATCATCGCCGTTAGTGACGATGCAATTACAGACTTATCTAAGCGGCTACCATTTGAAGATCGTTTGGTCGTGCATACTTCGGGAAGTGCGACTGCATACGACTTAGACAAAAAGAACCGACGTGGTGTGTTTTATCCGCTACAGACATTTTCGAAAGCTGCAGATATTGATTTCTCACAGGTACCTATTTGCTTAGAAAGTTTAAGAAAGACAGACTATGCGCTTTTAAAATCGGTAGCTACTGCCATAACTACCATCACCAAACGCGTGAATAGTGATCAGCGTGCTGCCTTGCATTTGGCAGCTGTATTTGTGAATAATTTTACTAATCAGCTGTATCGCGTAGCACATGAAATTACCGAGGCTGAAGGTGCTGAATTTGATTTACTGAAACCATTAATTATAGAAACAGCAAATAAGGTTCAGGACTTATCACCTTTCAAGGCCCAAACAGGACCAGCCAAACGCAATGATAAAAAAACGATTAAAAAGCATTTGAAATTACTAAAAAGCGAGCATCATAAAGACCTTTATAAATTACTAACCGCTTTAATACAAGATACACATGGACGATAA
- a CDS encoding mechanosensitive ion channel family protein has product MHFLKTYQTELITTGILILVLLIVRYLSHTLVKRIGRKSGINEARIHLICRYITVTLFILALTIESVVLGAELKDMTFILSSVFAVIGTGLFAIWSILSNVTSGIIMFFSFPYKVGDKIQIHDSDFPIECIIEDIRAFHLHLRLDNGDLVTYPNNLLLQKAVTLIEKDAIESLMDDGGDSI; this is encoded by the coding sequence ATGCATTTTCTTAAGACCTATCAAACTGAGCTTATTACGACTGGAATTCTTATTCTTGTTTTATTGATTGTACGCTATTTGAGCCATACACTTGTGAAACGTATTGGGCGAAAAAGCGGAATAAATGAAGCCCGCATACATTTGATATGCAGATATATAACAGTGACTTTATTTATTCTAGCTTTAACTATAGAATCTGTTGTTTTAGGCGCTGAATTAAAAGACATGACCTTTATTTTATCCTCTGTCTTCGCTGTGATAGGTACCGGATTATTTGCCATTTGGTCCATTCTTAGTAATGTGACTTCGGGTATAATTATGTTCTTCTCATTTCCTTATAAAGTAGGTGACAAAATTCAAATTCACGATAGTGATTTCCCCATTGAATGCATCATTGAAGACATTAGAGCATTTCATTTACATCTTCGACTGGATAATGGAGATTTGGTGACCTACCCAAATAATTTGCTTTTACAGAAAGCAGTGACCTTAATCGAAAAAGATGCCATTGAAAGTTTAATGGATGATGGTGGAGATTCAATATAA
- a CDS encoding HAD family hydrolase codes for MDDKSYKEYLSHITTFIFDVDGVLTDGTVTIMTNGDMLRRMNIKDGYALKTAKDAGFNICIISGGTNLGVQKRLEGLGITDIYLGAHHKINQYNDYLSNNNITPDQVLYMGDDIPDIPVMKLVGLATCPQDAAVEVKAISNYISHKFGGKGAVRDIIEQVMKVQDKWDGNFDAKYD; via the coding sequence ATGGACGATAAGAGTTATAAAGAATATTTATCACATATCACCACCTTCATTTTTGATGTAGACGGGGTACTTACCGATGGAACCGTAACCATCATGACTAATGGTGACATGCTGAGACGCATGAATATTAAAGACGGTTATGCCTTAAAAACAGCTAAAGATGCAGGTTTTAATATTTGCATTATTTCGGGAGGCACCAATTTAGGGGTTCAAAAACGTTTGGAAGGACTTGGTATTACCGACATCTATTTAGGTGCACATCATAAAATAAATCAGTACAATGATTATCTCAGTAACAACAATATCACACCAGATCAGGTGTTATATATGGGTGATGATATTCCAGACATTCCTGTGATGAAATTGGTGGGCTTAGCTACTTGTCCGCAAGATGCAGCTGTTGAAGTCAAAGCGATTAGTAATTACATTTCCCACAAATTTGGCGGAAAAGGCGCTGTACGAGATATTATTGAGCAGGTGATGAAAGTACAAGACAAATGGGACGGAAATTTTGATGCCAAATACGATTAA